Below is a window of Pseudodesulfovibrio sp. 5S69 DNA.
TGTTCATTTCCTCATTGAGGTAGGCCACGCCCATCTGCAACCCTTCCCACATGTTCGGGGAGAGCGCGCCGAAGGACATGCCGCCGATGACCAGGGGATATATCTCCCGGACCGGCGGCTTCCAGCCGTTTTCGCGGAAACACTTGATCTCTGCCTCGGGCGAAAGCACCCGGCCGAGCAGCGTACGTACGTCAAACTCGTGGCGGCCCGCGTCGAGCGCCGGGTCGGTGAGCATGGAGATGCGGATGAACTTGATCTGGTCCAGCAGGGACTCGGAATTGTTCCTGCGGCCGCCGCGCGTCCTGGGCTGGCCGCCCCGGTTGTTCTGGAACTGGAGCGTGGTGGAATCGTACTGGCGGCTCGGCTCGATGGCATTGTTCGGGCAGACCATGTTGCACATGGCGCAACCGATGCAGGCGTAGGCCGGGTCGGTCCGCTGGCGAATGCCGTAGAAGGTGGAGAATTCCGTGGTCGGCTTGGCCGACAACCCCATGGGCGGCTTGACGTCCCGCTTGCGGAACACGCCCAGTTCAATGGCGTTGACCGGACAGACCGAGGTACACCGGCCGCACTTGGTGCAGGTGTTGATGTCCCACTTGATCTGCCAGGGCAGGTCCTTGCGGCTTAAAGTTGCTGGCGTAATGGGTCTTTCTGCGAGCATTGGAGAACCTCCCGGCAATCGGGTCCAACGATCGCCGTGTCGAGATGCATGGGTTGAAAATCCTTGGTCCGGTCACGTTCGGGGATGGCGGCGTTGAGCCCGCAAATCTCGGAGGAGAATCCGTAGATGCCGAGCTCCGGGTTGCCGCCGACCACGCCGGGCCGCAGTTTCTTGCGGTCCTGAGCCATGAACATGGAACCGTCGGGCAGACAGCCGATGATGCAGTTGGGGCCGTCGATGATCAGCTTGCGGCAGGCGCGCTTGAGGTCGGACAGGAACTCCCGGTCCGGGTGGTCGCGCATCTCGTCGTCGTTCATGGGCGTGATGACGTGCTTGTACGAGCTGATGTCCAGACCCAGCCGCTTGGTGGCGTAGTGGGCGATGTGGGTAAACACCTCGGAATCGGACTGGTAGCCCTGATAGCCGGTGACCCCGCGCGACATGAGGTATTCGCGGATGGGCACGAAGGCGGTGTTCTCGCCGTTGGTCATGGTCGAGATGCCCTCGATGAAGAAGGGATGGCAGGCGTACAGGTTGATGGCGTAGTTGGTGTTCTGCCTGCCCTGGGCCAGGATGTGGCGAGCGTAGAGTTCCTCGCGGTCGAGCTTGAGGTACCCGGCGATGGCCAGGGGGTCGCCCACTTCCTTGATCATGATGGTGTCGGGCCAGAACGAGAAGACCATGATGTCGCCCTCGGCCTCTCCCATGGCCCTGAGGTCCAGGCGCATCTGGACCAGATTGCGGTCCGCCTGCTCCCGGGTCATGCCCTTCCACTCGTCGGGAATGCGGAAGGCGATGGAGGCGTAGGTGCCCCGCTTGGGTGTCCCGACCGGCGGCTCGACGTCCGGCTTGAACGTCGCCGAATACTTGGACTGGAATCCGTTCTTCGTCATGTATTCGGACATCCGCGCCAGCCCCGCATCGGTGAAGATGCCGGACAGAATGGGATATTCCTTGAGTTCCTCCCACGGTCCTCCCAGACCGCTTAGGAACAGTCCCACGCCGGAGCCGTCGTGCCCTTCCTTCATGACGTTGAGGGCATCGATGGCGCGCATGGGTGACACCGGGTCACGGCTTGTAAGCGCAAACAAACGGCACATGGTCTCGATTCACTCCACAGTTAAAGGTCCCTCGCCCCGCCGCGAAAAAACGACGGCACGCATGCAGACACCGGACAAAAATCCAATGATTCCAAAAGAACTCAGCACCGCAGGAGCGCATCCGGCAGGGGCAAAAAAGCCTGCGATGCGACCGATAAAACGATCGCGGCAGGCTCTTCGGCTCAGGCGTTTCACAATAATGCAACTTCCAAGGAGCTGTTCACCGTTGC
It encodes the following:
- a CDS encoding glutamate synthase encodes the protein MCRLFALTSRDPVSPMRAIDALNVMKEGHDGSGVGLFLSGLGGPWEELKEYPILSGIFTDAGLARMSEYMTKNGFQSKYSATFKPDVEPPVGTPKRGTYASIAFRIPDEWKGMTREQADRNLVQMRLDLRAMGEAEGDIMVFSFWPDTIMIKEVGDPLAIAGYLKLDREELYARHILAQGRQNTNYAINLYACHPFFIEGISTMTNGENTAFVPIREYLMSRGVTGYQGYQSDSEVFTHIAHYATKRLGLDISSYKHVITPMNDDEMRDHPDREFLSDLKRACRKLIIDGPNCIIGCLPDGSMFMAQDRKKLRPGVVGGNPELGIYGFSSEICGLNAAIPERDRTKDFQPMHLDTAIVGPDCREVLQCSQKDPLRQQL